The Myxocyprinus asiaticus isolate MX2 ecotype Aquarium Trade chromosome 19, UBuf_Myxa_2, whole genome shotgun sequence nucleotide sequence TCCTCTACAACAATAATAGAGGCTAACACAGGCTCCATGTTCTATGACGATGATATCATGTTTCTTTTGCACCTGCGTCAGCTCAAACgcaacagtctctctctctctctctctctctctctctctctctctctctctctctctctctctctctctctctctctctctctctcactctctctctctctctgtctcgccGTACAGACAGAGGCAGTCAAGACGGTCAAAGTCAGTGGCTGTACACTCTGTCCCTACACCTTCTCTCCTAACCCTATctaagacagacacacacacatgtcagATAATGAAGTTATTGGACAGTCAAGCTGTCTTGTGTGTGTAAGACACATAGATAAGCAGTGCGCTAAATCCATGCCTTTCTCCAGCGTGCCAATGTCATTTCCTTGTTATAAGTGACAGCCATTTTCTTTTTCAAACTAATCTTTGAGTTCTTGTGTGCATAAAAACTCTGCATTTTAGTTACTCTGTAGTTGTCTCTATAGTAACTCTTTTCCCTATGCTTTGacaacaccaaggtcatgagTTCAATTCCCAGAAaaactatactgtactgtactatactatactatactaaactaAATATAGGAATCCTatagctcaactggtaaagcatggcactagcaacactaaggtcatgggttcaatccCTGGGAAACACAAAACTTGATAAaatgtccatatatatatatatatatatatatacagtgccttaAATTCATTGTTGCTTTGGGTATAAGGGTATGCCAAGTGCATAACTGTATACTGTAGCTTACTTCTGTCTGCTTACTACACAATATATAGCCTGTTACACAGAAAATACAATATATGGGCTACTTTACTGTGTCTGGAATGTATACTTACTATAGCTATAGCCTATTATACACTATTCATCTATGTAACCAATATTCACTATACTATATTCTATTCTACACTACACTTTACTATACCTAATACTCTGTATTATATAAAATAGACTACTAAAATGTACGTCTGAAGGGTTCCTATAGCTCAGagctagcaacaccaaggtcatgggttcagttCGCAGGGAACACAAAATCGTATAAACactttataaaatgtatactttgaattcactgttgctttggataaaagtatctgccaagTGCATAATTGTATAGCTTACTCCAGTAGTCATTATGTAGCCTACTGAATACACCGAAAATACATTAAGGCTGCTACAATACACAGAAACAATGCACTTTATTTTTTAGTATAATGGATACTATAGGTACTTTGCATATACTATACATTTATAGTACTGTACTAATGAATAAACACTTTAGGTTACTATACAATTCTGCACATAATACACTGTATTCTATACTATAGAATACTGCAGTATACATCTATAGGGTTCCTATAGTTTATCTGGTAGAGtatggtgctagcaacaccaatGTCAAGGCAGGGTTTATatcccagggaacacaaaactaagtcaaaatgtataccttgaattcTCTGTTGTTTCGGATAAAAGGTGTCTGTCAAGTGCATAAATGTATAGGCTGCTATAGGTTGCTGCTATATATAGCCTACAATAGTATATAcacagaaaatacattttatgggCTGCTAAACTACACACAATTGCTGTATTGTATTTTTAGTGTTGTCTGTCATGTATTATATTTACTATAGCTATAGTTTATATACTAAACACGCAGTAACTACTATTTGTaaccaatatacagtataggtTGCAATACTTACTATAAAAGCCTTCTCTACAATAATTTGAAGGAATGTTGGTTTTTTTTGAAGGCCCGTTGAATGCAAGTGCCACCTGTGAGCTGTCAGAGCGCACGGACTCTTGTGTTCAAAGCTTGTCAGAGGTAAAGGCGGGTGCTTTTCTCTTGTGTATCTGAGCGGGACACACGCTCTGTCAGTacaacaatctctctctctctctctctctctctctctctctctctctctttcacgcacgcacgcacacacacactcacagctgCAGAGAGAAGCTGCGCAACACACACCAGAGGCAAGCCACAATACAAGAACAGCACGATGGTGCGCCTCAGGACAGATTTTCGTAACTTTAGTGCGTTTAAATATAGAAACATACTTATGGACATGTGAGACAAGTCATTTAAATATGTGTTAGTTTTTGCGCTTAACTACACAAACGGCGCAAACTATTTTCAGGACCCCTAAAATAACACTGCAAAGAAAATGGGCACCGAACGAGTTTATGGTGATCTTCACAGAAAGTGATTTACGCAAAGGACTTCGCGAGATTAAAGACGCGCCACGGTCACCTTCGCTGTTGAGGAGACTTGCGTGCGCGCGTGGAAGAGGCTCCTAATGACAGCATCGGCTCGGTAACACTTCAACTGTCCTGACCAGCATTAACGACCGAACTGGATCACACAGATCAATGAAGAATGCGCGAGTGCACGCACAGTCGATGAAGCCGGCGGCGGTATCATGCGTGTTTTGCCTGAGCCAAGCGCGCAATCATTGCGGCTGGTGTTTCTGTTAATCTTCATCATGGATGTAGCACCGTCCCCGGCTCTCACCGCCGGCTGCCCGGACCGCTGCGTGTGCGACGACCAATTGGTGGTCCAGTGCGCCGGGCAACAGTTAACCGACTTCCCCGTGGACCTCCCGCTGGCCACCCGGCAGCTCATCATCTCCAACAACCGGATCGGTGACCTGCCGGCGCTCCAGCTCAACTACCTGTCGGATCTGGTGTACCTGGACTGCAGCAACAACTCGTTGACGGAGATCTCCGAGTCCACCTTTGGCAACCTGCGCAAGCTCGCTTACCTGGATCTGTCTTTCAACACGCTGGCGCAGATCGAGGACCGGACGTTTGGCCCTCTGGCCAGTCTGGTCATGCTCAGGATGACGGATAACCCGGGGCTGTCGGAGATCCACTCGGACGCGTTCGCAGAGAACGCGGCGCTGCAGGTGTTGGACGTGAGCCGCAACAACCTGACAGCGCTTAACATCAGCTCGCTGATCAGCCTGCCGGCATTGCGCTCTTTGGGGCTCAGCGGAAACCCCTGGAGATGCGACTGCGACACCGAGGATCTCTGTCTGTGGATCCAGATAGAAGGGTTCAAGTTCCAAGGTGAGGTGCGCTTTGGGTTTCTTGCTTACCTTTTGGAATCGTAGGTGAATGCAATGAAATTGCCCATTTTAATTAGTCAGTTAATTCGTTTATCTTATATCCAAAGTGATTCAAAGTAGACTACACCTCATATAGAGACAATTTCCCTGGAGCAACCTCAAGCGCACATTGGTGTACCTTCATGAATCATCTTTTTCAAATATCAGTTACCAGTCTGAATCTTTAGCCACTGGTCTACATTACCACGTGTTTTAGCTTTCCTTCAGGCATCATACCTGAATATAATGTAACTGCTAATTATTGATTAGTCATTTAGCTGATGGTTTCATCCAAAGTGTCCTATACACTAATTACAAAGTGCCCCTGGAGCAATGCGTTAAGTCTTTTGATCAAGGGCACTTCTGGCGAGGTTGTAACCACATATTCATTGGGGGACCAAATGTAATCATTTATAATCAACCACTGGAAAAGCATATCAGTTGAGCTCTAATCTGAATAATGGTTATACGTTTATGGTGGTTACAGCCTGTGGTTCAGTGCCTAAATCTTTATACACCACATTACCAAGGGTTCTCCcttttccttcaggatcaatGTTAAATAGTTAAATTGTCATTGAAATGTCACCAAAAAGTCACATGAATTTGAAATGCAATTCAggtaatatttattattgatgTAGTTTGAGGTGATTTGAGAATTTTTATTCCAGTCCAACAAATGACCTTAGTAAAGGAGATAGAGGAAGAGAATGAAAGGCCAGCCAATTATCTCCACCATTAGACCTCAAGAGTGAGGAGTTCTTTATCTTAagtcttaaatggatagttcactcaaaaatgaaaattataatgaatttttcagctctgtaggtccatacaatgcaagtcaatgggtaccaagattttgaagttccaaaaagcacataaaggcagcataaaagtaatccaaatgactccagtggtttaatccatgtcttcgggagtgatataagtgtgggtgagaaacaggtcaatatttaagtcctttttgactataaattctcctcctgcccaacaggtggcaatatgcacgaagaaagcaaattgccaaaaagaaaataatgtgaaagtgaaagtggagatttatagtaaaaatgacttttatattgatttgtttctcacccacaactatcatatcacttctgaagatatagatttaaccactgaagtcctatggatacttttatgctgcctttatgtgctttttggaccttcaaagttttagtcaccattaacttgcattgtatggaactgcagatctgagatattcttcaaaaaatctttgtttgtgttctgcagaagaaagtcatacacatctgggatggcatgaaggtgagtaaatgatgagagaattttcatttttgggtgaactatccctttaagttatctTAAGTAtctaaagtattttttattttctttaaaaaaaataaattaaaaaaaaaatcagcgaaAGGAGATGCTTAATCCCGAAAAATCTTTCATCATCAACCTGAGatggtccaactaaatattatatgagccgtttaattttctttttcatttcaaaCACTTTGGACCCCTTATTTATCTAATTTTGTGATTTTCTAGCACTCCtattatgttttaatgaataagtaaaaacataaaaattgaaAAGGCATTTATAAAGCTAAAAAaagataacattttaaaaactgtGCCAGAAAGGGTTACATAATTGCACATTTAGCCTTAATTAAGCTCAGTGGGGGCTATAGCTCGACCAAACTTTAGTTTATACTTATTGATAAACTTATATTTCccataaagtaaataaaatatttttaatacatttttttcttacaataactTGGGTGATTGGGTTAAGGTTGATGAATGTAGTCAACACTAACcctatttgtaaaaataaaaaaagaaatggaatgGGTTTATTTACTTAACCTTCCATACTTCAGAAAGGGTTCAAATTATGTTACTTCCTGGGTgtcagttttaatattttaaggaatgttacatttttgtaatgGGGGAAGATTATGCAGGGTTTGCATTGAAAATGTGGGAACAgctaaatattatgtttttagtaataattaaaagaaatgttggAAATGATTAACAATTTGTATCAGTTATGAGTTCAGTTATCAGGTCAGTTAtaagttaatatttttttttaacctcctaagcattttccatttccctttttgatttgtaactagtagcccccaAGAAACAAgtaaaaacaagtttttttttttttagagcaaatagttttcctaaaaattgttgTCCTCAAATGTGAACAGCAGGactaaaatttaaaattttaaataataccaagctatagaaagtcagattttttcatttttttttagcaaattgtttattatgtttccaggagtgttgattattca carries:
- the LOC127410019 gene encoding leucine-rich repeat-containing protein 52-like produces the protein MRVLPEPSAQSLRLVFLLIFIMDVAPSPALTAGCPDRCVCDDQLVVQCAGQQLTDFPVDLPLATRQLIISNNRIGDLPALQLNYLSDLVYLDCSNNSLTEISESTFGNLRKLAYLDLSFNTLAQIEDRTFGPLASLVMLRMTDNPGLSEIHSDAFAENAALQVLDVSRNNLTALNISSLISLPALRSLGLSGNPWRCDCDTEDLCLWIQIEGFKFQDEGQTVCQGPPDMLGQRLAEVGMQLRSECHQGLGYWDYLFFIAIGFVIFSAGTVSAWVMGILMVLYERYSKRKSEELDSEDEEEIATRGGGGGNHGNGDLNKPGMQV